The Narcine bancroftii isolate sNarBan1 chromosome 11, sNarBan1.hap1, whole genome shotgun sequence genome has a window encoding:
- the LOC138746048 gene encoding uncharacterized protein produces the protein MMVQLVEKSKKKQQQIIKKLHFPKVQVLEPTYRKDTGTQREMDPRREVQCSDVELYVTSVEPPFEGAKQPLEQRVTQRHLSTVEVALQTASLEIKEPIQLDVLGELNTLWTGENPGQRPPVIAGEAVAGVSTRSHTTRKATRMKEGTEDPLVIQKQESVEPKSLPIEKIFVNLESKLSYTMQGLSKIMTELGTRFNTLVKIHSQQMAEFGAFKLEVRDKFNLCEEDIDEIWDQVFDVTKMVEDLQTQNKNLVKKIDYLENQSRRNNIKIIGLLEGMEGPDPRKFFTEWIPQVLGQEHFPEGIILERAHRALRRRPISGQSPRPVLVRCLNYYDREIILRVAIRNAQQRKSPLMIQNN, from the coding sequence atgatggtacaattggtggaaaagagcaaaaaaaaacaacaacagatcatcaaaaaactacattttccaaaagttcaagttttggagcctacctacaggaaagacaccgggactcagcgtgaaatggatcccaggagagaggtacagtgttcggatgtagagctctatgttacatcggtagagccccctttcgagggcgccaaacagcctttagaacaaagagttactcaaaggcatttgtcaactgtagaggtggcgctgcaaactgcatctcttgagataaaagaacctatacaacttgatgtactgggagaacttaatacattatggactggggaaaaccccggccagcgtcctccagttattgctggagaggctgtggctggggtttccacacgcagtcatactacaaggaaggcaaccagaatgaaggaaggaacagaagatcctttggttattcagaagcaggaatctgttgagccaaaatctcttccaattgaaaagatttttgtgaatcttgaatctaaattatcttatacaatgcagggattatccaagattatgactgaacttggtactaggtttaatactctggtgaaaatacattctcaacagatggctgagtttggagcttttaagcttgaagtgagagataaatttaatttgtgtgaagaagatatagacgaaatatgggatcaagtttttgatgtgaccaaaatggtcgaagacttacaaactcaaaataaaaatttggtgaaaaaaattgattatttggaaaaccaatccagacggaacaatataaagattattggtttgctggaaggtatggagggaccagacccaagaaaattttttactgaatggattccgcaggtgctgggtcaagaacatttcccggaaggtataatactggaacgtgctcacagagccttgcgtagaagacctatttcaggtcaaagtccaagacctgttttggttcgttgcttgaattattacgacagagaaataattttacgagtggctattagaaatgcacaacagagaaaatcacccttgatgattcaaaataattga